One stretch of Ptiloglossa arizonensis isolate GNS036 chromosome 7, iyPtiAriz1_principal, whole genome shotgun sequence DNA includes these proteins:
- the LOC143149212 gene encoding uncharacterized protein LOC143149212 isoform X1, whose translation MKFVIVLFAVMAVASAFPGIPWAAPVAQPWPAPEPWAAPAPWAVAPAPTYVKVAPAPSLVKVAPAPSYVKVAVPQVHAPQVVHALQIPQQPAIPPVHPQPLNIKVHAVSSRIPYHSGGYVKPHLIGVEQYVEPVKVIKAAVHAPVHQPWD comes from the exons ATGAAGTTCGTC ATTGTTTTGTTCGCCGTCATGGCCGTCGCCAGTGCCTTCCCCGGAATTCCATGGGCCGCACCG GTTGCGCAACCGTGGCCAGCACCCGAGCCTTGGGCAGCACCTGCACCCTGGGCAGTAGCACCGGCGCCTACGTACGTCAAGGTCGCTCCAGCACCTTCGTTGGTGAAGGTCGCTCCAGCGCCTTCGTACGTGAAGGTCGCGGTGCCACAG GTACATGCTCCGCAAGTGGTGCACGCGCTCCAGATTCCCCAACAACCGGCAATCCCGCCGGTACACCCCCAGCCGTTGAACATCAAGGTGCACGCCGTCTCCTCCAGAATACCGTATCACTCGGGTGGCTACGTGAAACCTCATCTGATCGGAGTTGAGCAGTACGTGGAGCCCGTGAAGGTCATCAAGGCTGCCGTCCACGCTCCCGTCCATCAGCCCTGGGATTAA
- the LOC143149212 gene encoding uncharacterized protein LOC143149212 isoform X2: MKFVIVLFAVMAVASAFPGIPWAAPVHAPQVVHALQIPQQPAIPPVHPQPLNIKVHAVSSRIPYHSGGYVKPHLIGVEQYVEPVKVIKAAVHAPVHQPWD, encoded by the exons ATGAAGTTCGTC ATTGTTTTGTTCGCCGTCATGGCCGTCGCCAGTGCCTTCCCCGGAATTCCATGGGCCGCACCG GTACATGCTCCGCAAGTGGTGCACGCGCTCCAGATTCCCCAACAACCGGCAATCCCGCCGGTACACCCCCAGCCGTTGAACATCAAGGTGCACGCCGTCTCCTCCAGAATACCGTATCACTCGGGTGGCTACGTGAAACCTCATCTGATCGGAGTTGAGCAGTACGTGGAGCCCGTGAAGGTCATCAAGGCTGCCGTCCACGCTCCCGTCCATCAGCCCTGGGATTAA